The region TCAACACCAACTGGTTCGTGATCCGCGGGCTCGAAGATCTGGGACTCGGCGGCGACGCCCGGCCGCTGGCGGAGGCCACAGTGGAGCTCGTGCGCAACGGCGGCTGGTGTGAGTACTTCCACCCGTCGAGCGGCGAGGGCCTCGGCGGCGGCGACTTCTCCTGGACGGCGGCCCTGGTGATCGACCTGCTGTCGCGGCCGGTTTACGGGCCGGGATCGCCGTAGATCGCGACGGCGTTGTCCCACAGGAGGCGGCGCGCGATCGCCTCCCGGTCCTCCGGCCCCGCGAAGCCCCGCTCGGCGACCGTCGTGAGCGCCGCGGCGAGCGCTTCGCGCGCGTGGCGGGCGCCCAGCCAGAACAGTTCCGGGATCGAGAAGGCGTCCGTCGCCAGCAGCACTTTCGACGCCGGCGCGAGGCCGAGCGCGTCTGCGATCGCGTCGGATCCGGCGTGGGCGGCGAACGGTACCGTCAGCGAGAGGTCCATCGCGACGTGCGGGTAGACGTGCGCGAGCCAGGCCGCCTCGCGAACGTACGGGTACGAGTGCAGCAGCACGAACGTGATCGCCCGGAACGGCGGATGCTCGAACACCGGCCGCAGCCACAACGGATTGGCGAGGCGCAGATCCAGGTCACGGTCGCCGAACCCGGTATGCACCTGCACCGGCAGGCGGCGCTCTGCGGCGATCTCGAGCGCCGTCCACAAGAGCGTGTCGAGGAGGGGCTTCGATTCGAGCCGCCCGCGGCCTCGATCAGCCGCGGTGCGCGTCTCGCGGAACGCGGCGGCGAGCGTCGCGGCGTCCCACCGGTCGAGCTCGAGTCCCGTGCGGTAGGCGATGATCGTCTTGAGGCCGCGCACGCGCCCGGCCGCCTCGCGCACGCCCGCGGCAAACCGCTCCCGCAGGTCCGGCCATCCGTC is a window of bacterium DNA encoding:
- a CDS encoding amidohydrolase family protein — its product is RRRQPETPEAFRAHFTESDAPEIVAGHVGWSLFYRRALGDLAAFFDSPASEAAILAARARRPFPELTRELFDGGGIGALLIDPGFRAAEHYDLEALRGLLSRPAGELLRLEVLAERLIPAADGWPDLRERFAAGVREAAGRVRGLKTIIAYRTGLELDRWDAATLAAAFRETRTAADRGRGRLESKPLLDTLLWTALEIAAERRLPVQVHTGFGDRDLDLRLANPLWLRPVFEHPPFRAITFVLLHSYPYVREAAWLAHVYPHVAMDLSLTVPFAAHAGSDAIADALGLAPASKVLLATDAFSIPELFWLGARHAREALAAALTTVAERGFAGPEDREAIARRLLWDNAVAIYGDPGP